The following nucleotide sequence is from Saccharothrix texasensis.
CGACGACGGCCGCGTCCACGATCCGCGGGTGCCGCATGAGCACCGCTTCCAGCTCGACCGGCGACACCTGCTGGCCCTTGTACTTGATGAGCTCCTTGATCCGGTCGACGATGAACAGCTCGCCGTCGTCGTCCACGTAGCCGAGGTCGCCGGTGTGCAGGAACCCGTCCGGCTCCAACGTCTTGCGCGTGGCCTCGGGCGCGTTCAGGTAGCCCTTCATCACGTGCGGCCCGCGGATGAGGATCTCGCCGTTGCGGTTGCGGCCCAGCTCCTCGCCGGTGTCGACGTCGACGATCTTGCACTCGACGCCCGGCGCGGTCCGGCCGACGGACGCCGACACGGTGTCCGGCGCCTGCATGAACGAGCACATCGCCTCGGTCATGCCGTAGCCCTGGCCGATCTCGCAGCCGATCCGCTCCCGCACGAGGCGGGCGATCTGCGGGTCGAGCGACGCGCCGCCGGAGACGATCGAGCGCAGCGACGACAGGTCGAACCGGTCGACCAGCGGGCTCTTCGCCAGCAGCACGGCGATCGTCGGCACGATGTAGAGCTGGGTGATGCGGTGCTCCTCGATCGTCCTGAGGAACGCCTCCGGGTCGAAGCGCTCCATGGTGACGAGCGTCGTGCCCTGGTACAGGCTCGCGTTCATCATCATGGACAGCCCGAAGGCGTGGTGGAACGGCGGCATCGCCAGCGCCTTCTCGCCCCGGCCGCTCGGCGCCACCATGCTGGTCAGCAACGCCTTGGCGATCATGTTGCGGTGCGTCAGCTGCACGCCCTTGGGCAGACCCGTGCTGCCGCTGGAGTGCAGGATCGTCACCACGTCCTCGGACGGGTCGAGCGCGGTCTCCACGATCTCGTCGTCGGACGCCACCAGCGAGGAGAACGACGTGGCGCCGTCCGCCTCGCCGAGGACGATGACCTCCTCGACGCCGGTGCGGTCGAGGAAGGCGCTCACCTTCGGCATCTCGTGCGGCACGGTCACCAGGAACCGCGCGCCCGTCTCCTCCAGCCGGGCGACGAGGTCGTCCGACGTGTCGAGCGGGTTGAGGGCGACGATGACGCCGCCCGCCAGCGCGGCCGCGTGGTAGGCGATCGGGTACTCCGGCACGTTCGGGGCCAGGATGGCGAGCACGTCGCCCTTCCGGAAGCCGCCCCGGCGCAGCCCGTGCGCCGCGCGCCGCACGTGTGACGCCAGTTCCGCGAACGTGTAGGAGGTGCTCTTCGCGGCGTCCACGGTCGCGATCTCGGAGCCGTACTCGTCCGCGTGCCGCAGGACGAACGACGTGAGCGAGGTCTGGGGGATCTCGACGTCCGGGCCGGCGACCGTCATGCGCGCACCTCGGCCGGCCGGTCGTAGGTGGCCAACCCGGGCTGGTAGGCGCGCTTCTCGAACTGCTTGAGCGCCACGTTGATCCACTCGTTGCCGCTGAGCCGGGACAGCTCCCACAGCTTCGCCTGGTCGTAGTCGATCGCGGCGGGCAGGTCGAGCTGGGTGGTGCGCTCGTAGACCTGCTTGGCGAGCGCCAGCGTGACCGGGTTCTTCTTGACGATCTTGCGGACGATCTTGTCGGTGGCCGCGTCGAGCTGGTCGGCGGGCACGGCGAAGTTCACCAGGCCGTACTCGGCGGCCTGCGCGCCGGTCATCGTGTCGCCGGTGAGGATGTAGTAGAGCGCCTTCTTGCGCGGCAGGTTGTGCGTGGCCGCCCACGTCGCGCCGCCGGCCGGGAAGATGCCGAAGTTGATCTCCGAGAGGCCGAACAGCGCCGCCTCGTCGGTGACCGCGAGGTCGCACAGGCCGGCCACCAGGAAACCGCCGCCGAAGGCGAAGCCGTTGACCTTCGCGATGGTCACCGCGGGGAACGCCTTCAGGCGCTGGAACCACCTGAGCGCCACCAGGTTGGTCTTGTAGAACAGCTGGGGGTCGTCGAACGGCTGGAGGAAGCACTCTTCCAGGTCCATGCCGGAGCTGAAGCTGTCCCCGTTGCCGGTGATGACGACCGCCTTGACGTTGCCGTCCTCCTCGATGGCGTCCAGGGCGGCGTTCATGTCCCGGTGCATCTGGGGGTTCATCGCGTTCTTCTTGTCCGGCCTGTTCAAGTAGATCGTGGCCGTCGGCCCGTCGATCTCCAGGTTCACGGTATCCAGCGTGATCATGTATGGACCCTTCTTCGAGAGGCGAAGTGCGCACGCCTCGCTATCGACCGCTCGGCTGGTGGCGTTCGGGAAAAACCCTCGGTGCGGCTTGGGTGAACGGAGACCAGCATCGCCCGCAGGGGATCGGGATTACTTCTCCCAGCGTGCTTTTGCGGCTCGACCGCGGCCTGACGGCGGGTTCGTCGGCAATACTGCGAACGACCCTCGGCTCATCGGCTCGGGGCACGTGCGCATTCCCCACCGAGGTGACGCAGAAGACAGGGTGGATCACGCACCGTGTCCGCACCCGGGGCGCCCGCCGGGGTCGAGATGTCGTGCAACTACCGGGTTGCACGACCTTGGACGACGTGCAATCATCTGGTTGCACTCAATGATGGCACTTGAAGGAGCTTCCTCATGAGCGACGACCGGATCGAACGCGACACACTGATCGACGCCTCTGTCGAGCGCGTCTGGTCCCTGGTGTCCGCACCCGGCTTCTGGGTGGCCGACCCGGAGAGCATCAAGGACACCACCGCCGTCGAGGGCGAGTCGACGGTGGCCAAGAACCCGGAGTACGGCGACTTCCCCGTGACCGTGGTGAAGGTCGAGCCGCACTCCTACGTGGCGTACCGCTGGGCGCCCGCGTTCCCGGGTCAGGAGCTGACCGAGGGCAACAGCACGCTGGTGGAGTTCACGCTGTCCCCCGAGGGCGACAAGACGCGCCTGACCGTGGTGGAGAGCGGGTTCGCCGCGCTGGCGGTGTCCGAGGACGTGCGCGCGCGGACGATCAAGGACAACACCGGCGGCTGGCCGCAGGTCCTCAACGCGGCGAAGAAGCGAGTCGAAGAGTCGACTGTGTGAGAACAGAACCGGACGATGCGGTCGAAGAGGTCGGCAACGTTCTCGTCGCGCTGGCCGACCCCACCCGTCGCCGACTGCTCGACCTGCTGGCCGCCCAGGGCGCGGTCACCGCGACGACGCTCGCCGGGCGGTTACCCGTCTCCCGGCAGGCGATCGTCAAGCACCTCGCCGTCCTGGACGCCGCCGGGCTCGTGGTCGGCAACCGGGTCGGACGCGAGGTGAGGTACTCGCTGCGGCCGGCCGGGCTGGACGCCACCACGCGGTGGATGTCCTCGCTCGCGGCGGACTGGGACCGCCGGTTGGCGGCCATCAAGCGGGTCGCCGAAGCGGTGGAGCGGGATTTGTCGTAGTACCGGTGGTACCGGGACGTAATTCGAGTTCCTTGGTCGCGACCCGTTCGCGCGCCTTTCGGCGAACGGGTCGTCCGGGATAGGCCGAGTGTCGGTCACCCAGTCATGGGGTGTTTCGGCATGTCACGAAAAAGGTTCCGAGCCTGTCCGGTCGGACGTCCGCGTTAATCCGAGAATACCTGGTTTCGCGCTCGGCGACTGAGCAAGGCAGAAGTTGGAGCCGGTGTCGATCCGGAAGGAAGCTTCCGGGGAGTCCACCTCGGGCACCTGTCAAGGAAGGCGCACCATGAGCGACCAACAATCGGCAAAGACCGACGGGATCACCCACCGGTTCGTGGAGACCAACGGCATCCGGATGCACATCGCCGAACAGGGCGAGGGGCCGCTGGTCGTGCTGCTGCACGGCTTCCCGGAGTCCTGGTACTCCTGGCGCCACCAGCTCCCCGCCCTGGCGGCGGCCGGCTACCACGCGGTCGCCCCGGACCTGCGCGGCTACGGCCAGACCGACCGCCCGGAAGCGGTGGAGAAGTACTCGCAGCTGCACCTGGTCGGCGACGTGATCGGCCTGCTCGACGCCCTCGGCGAGGAGCAGGCGGTGCTGGTCGCGCACGACTTCGGCACGTCGGTCGCCTGGAACGCCGCGCTGCTGCGCCCGGACCGCGTCCGCGGTGTCGTCGCGTTGAGCGTGCCCTACCTGCCGCGCGGCCCGGTGAGCGCCCTGACCGGGCTCACCCAGGCGCTCGGTCCCGGTTTCTACATGAACTACCTGCAGGAGCCCGGCGTGGCCGAGGCGGAGCTGGAGCGCGACCCGCGCGCCGCCCTCCTGCGCTTCTTCAACTGGGGCTTCGGCGACTCGCCGCGGGCCGACGGACCCACGCTCCCCGTGGTGCCCGAGGGCGGCGACCTCTCCGACCTCATGCCCGAACCGGCCGAGCTGCCCGCTTGGCTGACCGAAGCCGACCTCGAGTTCTACACGGCCGAGTACGCCCGGACCGGCTTCTCCGGCGGCCTGAACTGGTGGCGGACGATCGACCTGAGCTGGGAGTTGACGGCGCCGTTCCAAGGCGCGCCGATGACTCCTCCGGCGCTGTACGTGCACGGCGACCGGGACGGCAGCGTGTCGCTGCCGGGCATGGACCAGCTCATCGCCAACCTGTCGTACCTGGTGCCCAACCTCAAGCGCACGGTCGTGCTGCCCGGGGTCGGTCACTGGACGCAGCAGGAACGGCCGGAAGAGGTCAACGCGGAACTGGTGAAGTTCCTGGCCGACCTCTAGCACAGCCGCGGCGCAAAGCCTGGTCACGCCTTCCGGCTTCGCCGAGCGGCTCGGCCTAGCCGGAAAGCGTGGCTGGATCACGACATCTGTGGGAACACTCCAAGAAAGGGATCGCATCTTGACTGCCGAAACGTCCTCCCCGCTGCGGTTCAGCGGCAGGCAGCGGTTGATCCTCCTCGTGCTGCTTGGCGCCGCCTTCATCTTCGCCGCCGACTACTCGATCCTCAACGTCGCCCTGCCGCAGGTCGGCGGCGGTGTCGACATGAGCCTGACGCAGCTGCCGTGGATCGTGTCCGCGTACACGCTGCCGGCGGCCGGCTTCATGCTGCTGTTCGGGCGGTTCGCGGACCTGTTCGGCCGGCGCAAGCTGTTCATCGCCGGTGAGGTCCTGCTGGCCGTGGCGTCGCTGCTCGGCGGTTTCGCGACCAACCCGGAGATGCTGCTGGCCGCTCGCGCGCTGCAGGGCCTCTCCACCGCCATGGCCGTCCCCGCGGGTCTGTCGTTGATCACGACGACGTTCGCCGAGGGCAAGATGCGCGACCGCGCCCTCGGCCTCAACGGCGCCATCCTCTCCGGCGGCTTCACCGCCGGCGCGCTGGTCGGCGGCATCCTGGTCAGCCTGCTGAGCTGGCGGGCCGCGTTCTTCATCAACATCCCGTTCGCCATCGCCATCATCGTCGCCACCCCCATGCTGATCAGCGAGAGCAAGGTGCCGAACCGGCAGAAGCTCGACGTGCCGGGCGCGGTGACGGTCACCGGCGGTCTGCTGGCCGTGGTCTACGCGATCATGGAGTCCAGCCTCATCGCCGCCGCCATCGGCATCGTGCTGCTGGCCGCCTTCTGGGTGATCGAGACCAAGTCGTCCGCGCCGCTGGCGCCGGTGCGCTTCCTCAAGAAGCCCACGGTCAAGTGGGGCAACTTCGCGGGTCTCGTGATCTTCTCCATGGAGACCGGCATGATCTTCCTGATGACGCTGTACCTCCAGGACGTGCTGAAGTTCAACCCGGTCATCACCGGTCTCGCCTTCGGCATCCCCGGCCTCGCGGCCGTGTTCGCCGGTCCGATCGCGGGTCGCTTCATCGGCAAGCACGGTGGCCGCAACGTCCTGACCGTGGCGTTGACCCTGCAGGCGCTGATGATCCTGCCGCTGGTGTTCCTCGGCTCGAACAAGCTCGCCCTGGTGATCCTGGTGCCCGCGCTGTTCCTCGGGTTCTTCGTGCACGTCGCCTGCATCGTGTCGTACACGGTGATCGGCACCTCGGGCCTGCCGAACGAGGAGCAGGGCCTGGCGACCGGCCTGACCTCGATGACCCAGCAGGTGGCCCTCACCATCGGCGCGCCGATCATGGTCGCGATCGCCGCCACGCAGGCCGACACGCTGTCGGGCACCCACCTCGCGCTCGGCGTGAACGTCGCGGTGACGCTCGTGAGCGTCGCCCTCATCTGGTTCGGGCTGCGCCCTCGTGACGAGCGCAGCGCCTCGGCCCCGGAGACCGCGGCGGCGGCCTCCTGACCACCGGTGTGGCGATAGCCTCTTGCCGCGAGCTGGATCACACAACGAGGGAGATTTCGACATGACGACGCTCAAGCCCGGCAGCATGCTGCTCGGCACGACCCGCCCCGCCGAGCTGCGGGCGTGGTACATCAAGGCGCTGGCCCCGGAGTTCAGCGGCGACGGCCCGATCGACCTCGGCGGCTTCCTGCTGGTCATCGACGGGCGCGACGACGTCGAGGCGAAGAACAACGAGCCGGGTCGCGTGATCATGAACTTCCACGTCGACGACTTCGACGCCGTGGAGACCCAGCTGAAGGCCGCCGGCGTCGAGTGGATCTCGGTCGCGGACCGGGAGTCCGGCAAGTTCGGCACGTTCGCCGACCCCGACGGCAACTACCTGCAGATCATCATGTGGAAGAAGAACGACTGAGCGCAGGCTCCCCTCGCGTGCCCGGTCGGCGGACCCCGCCGACCGGGCACGTTGGCGTCCACCGTGCTCCGGTCTCGCCGCGCTCGCGCCCCACAGCCCGTGCCGCGCGTTCCCGTCCGCTGTGGACGGTGGCCTTCCCGCCCCGCGCAGCGAAGAGCCGCCGCGCTGACCGCGCGGCGGCTCTTGGCCGAACAGACCGACTCAGATGAACATCGTGTTGGGCTCGAGCCCGCACAGCACCCGTCCGAAGGTCTCCGTGTTGGAATCCGGGCTGAACATCGGGTGGACGCTGATCGCCTGGATGTCGCGCACGATCCGCTGGATCGGCTCGTGCCGGTAGATCGACGAGCCGCCGCTGGCCGAGGCGAGCAGGTCGACGGCCTCCTTCGCCAGCTTGGTCGCCCAGCCCTCGTCGGCGCGGACCCGGGCGCGTTCCGCGATCGTCCACGGCTCGCCGCTGGCGGCCTTCGCGTCGACCAGCGCCGCGGCGTGGTAGGCGTGGTACTCGGCCTGCTCGATCTTCATGTACGCCGTGCCGACCTGGATGTGCGTGATCGGGGCCTCGGCCTGGTGCTCGTAGTCGGTGTAGCGGATCGGCCGGCCGGGGATGCGCTCCATGAACGCGTCGTAGGCCGCCTTCGCCATGCCGACCAGCATGCCGACCGTCGCGGCGGAACCCGCCAGGATGGTGGGGCTGCGCCACATCGGCCGGTCCGCGTTCAGCTCGGAGACGCCGTTCGGGCGGATCGCCGCCTCCATCGGGATGATGTGCGTCGCCGGGATGAACACGTCCTTCGCCACCGTGGTGACGCTGCCGCTGCCGCTCATGCCCGAGGTGTGCCAGTCGTCCACGATCTCGAGGCTCGACATCGGCACCGCCACGATGACGGGCTGGGGCTCCTCGTCCGGCCGCAGCAGGATGGTGGCCAGCTCCTGCCAGTTCGCGTGCCACGCGCCGCTGACGAAGTGCCACGAGCCGTTGAGCACGTACCCGCCCTCGACCGGCACCACCACGCCGCTCGGGCTGACCGCGCCGCACACCCGGACGTCCGGGGTCGTGAAGACCTCGTCCTGCGCCACGTCCGGGAACAGGCCGACGATCCACGACGCGATCCAGTAGGTCGAGACGGTCCACGCCAGCGCGCCGTCGGCGCGGCCCAGCGCGATGGACACGTCCACCAGGGTCCGGGTGTCGGCCTCGTAGCCCCCGTACCGGGCGGGCATCCTCAGCTTGAAGATCCCCGCGTCGGCGAGTGCCTGGATCGACTCGTCGTGGAGCCGGCGGTTCTCGTCCGCCCACGCGGCCTTGTCCCGCAGCACTGGCACCAACTGCGACAGTGTTTCCTTCAATTGTTCCAGTGTCGGTTGGGGTCGGGACGTATCGATGATCGACACATTTGCCTCCGGTCAAAGGGCCTGCGACTTGCGATTGACCTTCGCATGGCGCGGTGCGCCGGTGCCTCTTCCGTATTGCTTCAAAAACACCCGATCGGCGCTATCCATTCAAGACCGACGGAAATAGCTTTCCGTGACCACATAGCCACTCTTCGTGTTCATTCCAGACGGTCGGTCCCGGGCCGGAACGCCGCAAATATTTCTGCCCCACCCCGCATGCGCCCGAAGTCGTCCCATGGGCCGACGTCCGGGAGGTCATCCTCCTGCCGGGCCGGTCTCCCGGAGGTGGAGGTCGTGCCCGGTCGCCCCCGGCGCCCCCAGGTCCGGCAGCAGCCGGAGGTCGCGGCCGTAGTCGTCGACGAGGGACCGGAACGGGACCGGCTCGTCGGTGAAGAGGCCGTCGAGCCGCCGCCCGTACTCCCGCTCCGCCGCCGCGTAGGCCTCGGTCGACAGGCCGGCCGCGCCGTAGACCGCGAACGGCGCCAGCGGCGCCATCCCGGTGAACCACAGCACGCCGTGCTGCACCGGGAAGAGGAGGTCGGCCAACCGGCCGTGGGCGCCCCGGTCGGAGAACGCCGACGCGCGGGCGCCGATCGTGACCGACAGCAGCGCGCGCCGCCCACCCAGAGCGCCTTCGGTGTACGGCGGCGGGACCGCCGGGCCGTGCGCGAAACCGTTGGTGAAGACCCGGTCGACCCACCCCTTGAGGATCGCGGGCAGGGAGAACCACCACATCGGGAACTGCAGGATGACCGCGTCCGCCCAGCGCACCTTCTCCTGTTCGGCCGCGACGTCGGGCGTCAACCGCCCCGCCAGCGTGGCCCGCTCGTGCGCGGCAAGCACGTCCAACGGCCCCGCCCCGGTGTCGTCGGGGAAGTCGTCCGCGTCGACGGAGGCCTTCCACTTCATCGCGTAGAGGTCGGACACCCGCACTTCGTGTCCCGCCGCGAGCAGGTGAGCGGCGGCGAACGACGTGAGGGCGCCGTTGAGCGACCGGGGTTCCGGATGCGCGCTGACGACGAGGATCTTCTTCGAGCTCATGCCACCACGTTCGCGCGTTCGCGGCGGGGCAGCCGGCACCCGGTCCGTCCGGCGGTCCGGCAATCCTGGTACCGCGAGGGCCAGGTAATACTGGGGAGCATGGAGGGCGTGGACCACCGCACCGAGGACGTCGACGGCATCGGTGACGCGCGGCGGGCGCTGGGCGCGTTCCTGCGCGCCCGCCGGGCCCGCGTCGCCCCGGAGCACGTCGGCCTGGCCGGGGGCCGCCGCCGGAGGGTGCGCGGTCTGCGGCGCGAGGAGCTGGCCCAGCTGGCGGGGATCAGCGTGGACTACTACGTGCGCCTGGAGCAGGGCCGCGCGACCCAGCCGTCACCCGAGGTGCTGGACTCGCTGGCCCGCGCGCTCGGCCTGGACGCGGCCGAGCGCGGGCACCTGGCCACCCTGGTGGGGGTCCGCCGCGGCGCCGCCCCGAGCGCCCGCGTCAGCCCGCTGCTGCACCGGATCGTGGCCGCCGTGGGCGACTTCCCGGCGTTCGTGACGAACCACCGCCTCGACGTGGTGGCGTGGAACAGCCTGGGCGGCGAGCTGTTCGGGGGCCTGTCCGACCCGGCCCGCCGCGACCGGAACAACGCGAGGTACCTGTTCCTCGACCCGGCCGCCCGGGACCTGCACCCGGACTGGGAACCCCGCGCCGCCGAGGTCGTGGGCCAACTGCGCGTCGCCGCGGGCCGCTACCCGGACGACCGGGACCTGGTCGGGCTGATCAGGGACCTGTCCGGGAAGAGCCCCGCCTTCCGCCGGATCTGGGCCGGCGGTGAGGTCGTGGTGTGCGGCGCGGGCCGCAAACGCCTGCGCCACCCCGAGGAGGGGATTCTGACGCTGGACTACGAAACCCTCCACGTGCCCAGCACTCCCGGCGAGATGGGTCTGGTCGTGCACGTGTTCAGCGCGGAAGAGGACAGCCCGGAATCCGCGAGCCTCGCCCGACTGGCCGCGATGGCGTCAGCGGCACCGCCTCCGGCGATGGTTTTCACCGCGTAGTTCCCCCGAACAGGAAAATCATCGGTCGGGTTCCGGGTCGGGCACATCGGCGGGCACCGCCGAGCCGAAGCCGTGTGGGCGGCGGTGCCCGATCGACAATCGGAACGTCAACCGGGTCCGGATTGTCCGGAATGTGTCGACCGCCGGTTCGCGCTCACCAGCGACGAAGTCCTCCCGCACGGCTTCCGGAACGTCGCCGGACCGCGAGAGGCGCGGCGGCCTGGTAGGGCGGCACCAGCTTGCCCTCGACCATCACCTCCAGGCCGTACTTCTCCTCAACACCACCCACAACCGTGCCGAGCACAACCTGTCCCTCCCGGCGAAGGACGGGGAGAACCAAATCATCGACACCGCCGAACCGCGCCCTCGCCTCATTCGGCACAGCGGTGGACGGTCGGCTGTTCACCGGGGAGCGCAACGGCCAGGCTCACACCATTCGAGCCTGGCAGTGTGCACGGGCCGAAGTTCACGCCCGAGGCCGCCGCTACGCCGCTGGCAGGCACACCGTACGACTGCGGCACGCCGCGGTGTCGACATGGCCCGACCGGGAGTTCCCGCAGTGACGGTCGCCGAGTGGGCGGGGCACTTGTCGGAGGTGCTGGTGAAGATCTGCGCCAAGTGTCCGGACGGGAAAACAGGGGTGGTGCGGCAGCGGGTTGAGGCTGCGCTGGGGCACCGGCAGAAGGGCTAGAAATTTGGCCCGTATTTGGCACAGACAGCCGCAGACGGCCGGTTCCAGCCGGGCACGGCCGGACAGACGAATAAGGCCCTTGACCGGCTTCGCGCTGGTCAAGGGCCTCAAGTGGTAGTGCCCCCGGCAGGATTCGAACCTGCGCTCCCGCCTCCGGAGGGCGGTGCGACTACCGGCTGCATGGAACGCTCTACCAGCATAAACAGTAAGGTGATCTTGTTCCTGAAGACTACTTTGGCCCGTATTTGGCACAGTTGGCGCCGGACGAACTGTTGAGGGCCGGTCAGCCAAGCACAAGCGGCTGTAACAGCCGGGGCAAGGCGACGTGGTGATCATCGCTTGCTGTGCTCCAGAGGGTTCCACCCCTGCGCTCGATCCCAGGGTTCACAGCAGCGGCCAGACCAATCTCTGCACATGGCCCTACGCGCAGCGCTGAGACGGCCGCAGAGCGGCGTGCGAGCCGCGGTTGATGGGCGAGTGTGTAGAGCCAAGAGGAACTTCAATGCACCCGGCTGTTACAAACCCGAGGTGGCCACGGAGCTGGTGAGT
It contains:
- a CDS encoding p-hydroxycinnamoyl CoA hydratase/lyase, whose product is MITLDTVNLEIDGPTATIYLNRPDKKNAMNPQMHRDMNAALDAIEEDGNVKAVVITGNGDSFSSGMDLEECFLQPFDDPQLFYKTNLVALRWFQRLKAFPAVTIAKVNGFAFGGGFLVAGLCDLAVTDEAALFGLSEINFGIFPAGGATWAATHNLPRKKALYYILTGDTMTGAQAAEYGLVNFAVPADQLDAATDKIVRKIVKKNPVTLALAKQVYERTTQLDLPAAIDYDQAKLWELSRLSGNEWINVALKQFEKRAYQPGLATYDRPAEVRA
- a CDS encoding alpha/beta fold hydrolase, translated to MSDQQSAKTDGITHRFVETNGIRMHIAEQGEGPLVVLLHGFPESWYSWRHQLPALAAAGYHAVAPDLRGYGQTDRPEAVEKYSQLHLVGDVIGLLDALGEEQAVLVAHDFGTSVAWNAALLRPDRVRGVVALSVPYLPRGPVSALTGLTQALGPGFYMNYLQEPGVAEAELERDPRAALLRFFNWGFGDSPRADGPTLPVVPEGGDLSDLMPEPAELPAWLTEADLEFYTAEYARTGFSGGLNWWRTIDLSWELTAPFQGAPMTPPALYVHGDRDGSVSLPGMDQLIANLSYLVPNLKRTVVLPGVGHWTQQERPEEVNAELVKFLADL
- a CDS encoding ArsR/SmtB family transcription factor; amino-acid sequence: MRTEPDDAVEEVGNVLVALADPTRRRLLDLLAAQGAVTATTLAGRLPVSRQAIVKHLAVLDAAGLVVGNRVGREVRYSLRPAGLDATTRWMSSLAADWDRRLAAIKRVAEAVERDLS
- a CDS encoding helix-turn-helix transcriptional regulator yields the protein MEGVDHRTEDVDGIGDARRALGAFLRARRARVAPEHVGLAGGRRRRVRGLRREELAQLAGISVDYYVRLEQGRATQPSPEVLDSLARALGLDAAERGHLATLVGVRRGAAPSARVSPLLHRIVAAVGDFPAFVTNHRLDVVAWNSLGGELFGGLSDPARRDRNNARYLFLDPAARDLHPDWEPRAAEVVGQLRVAAGRYPDDRDLVGLIRDLSGKSPAFRRIWAGGEVVVCGAGRKRLRHPEEGILTLDYETLHVPSTPGEMGLVVHVFSAEEDSPESASLARLAAMASAAPPPAMVFTA
- a CDS encoding acyl-CoA dehydrogenase family protein, which codes for MKETLSQLVPVLRDKAAWADENRRLHDESIQALADAGIFKLRMPARYGGYEADTRTLVDVSIALGRADGALAWTVSTYWIASWIVGLFPDVAQDEVFTTPDVRVCGAVSPSGVVVPVEGGYVLNGSWHFVSGAWHANWQELATILLRPDEEPQPVIVAVPMSSLEIVDDWHTSGMSGSGSVTTVAKDVFIPATHIIPMEAAIRPNGVSELNADRPMWRSPTILAGSAATVGMLVGMAKAAYDAFMERIPGRPIRYTDYEHQAEAPITHIQVGTAYMKIEQAEYHAYHAAALVDAKAASGEPWTIAERARVRADEGWATKLAKEAVDLLASASGGSSIYRHEPIQRIVRDIQAISVHPMFSPDSNTETFGRVLCGLEPNTMFI
- a CDS encoding SRPBCC domain-containing protein, which produces MSDDRIERDTLIDASVERVWSLVSAPGFWVADPESIKDTTAVEGESTVAKNPEYGDFPVTVVKVEPHSYVAYRWAPAFPGQELTEGNSTLVEFTLSPEGDKTRLTVVESGFAALAVSEDVRARTIKDNTGGWPQVLNAAKKRVEESTV
- a CDS encoding NAD(P)H-dependent oxidoreductase; its protein translation is MSSKKILVVSAHPEPRSLNGALTSFAAAHLLAAGHEVRVSDLYAMKWKASVDADDFPDDTGAGPLDVLAAHERATLAGRLTPDVAAEQEKVRWADAVILQFPMWWFSLPAILKGWVDRVFTNGFAHGPAVPPPYTEGALGGRRALLSVTIGARASAFSDRGAHGRLADLLFPVQHGVLWFTGMAPLAPFAVYGAAGLSTEAYAAAEREYGRRLDGLFTDEPVPFRSLVDDYGRDLRLLPDLGAPGATGHDLHLRETGPAGG
- a CDS encoding MFS transporter, which codes for MTAETSSPLRFSGRQRLILLVLLGAAFIFAADYSILNVALPQVGGGVDMSLTQLPWIVSAYTLPAAGFMLLFGRFADLFGRRKLFIAGEVLLAVASLLGGFATNPEMLLAARALQGLSTAMAVPAGLSLITTTFAEGKMRDRALGLNGAILSGGFTAGALVGGILVSLLSWRAAFFINIPFAIAIIVATPMLISESKVPNRQKLDVPGAVTVTGGLLAVVYAIMESSLIAAAIGIVLLAAFWVIETKSSAPLAPVRFLKKPTVKWGNFAGLVIFSMETGMIFLMTLYLQDVLKFNPVITGLAFGIPGLAAVFAGPIAGRFIGKHGGRNVLTVALTLQALMILPLVFLGSNKLALVILVPALFLGFFVHVACIVSYTVIGTSGLPNEEQGLATGLTSMTQQVALTIGAPIMVAIAATQADTLSGTHLALGVNVAVTLVSVALIWFGLRPRDERSASAPETAAAAS
- a CDS encoding VOC family protein, with translation MTTLKPGSMLLGTTRPAELRAWYIKALAPEFSGDGPIDLGGFLLVIDGRDDVEAKNNEPGRVIMNFHVDDFDAVETQLKAAGVEWISVADRESGKFGTFADPDGNYLQIIMWKKND
- a CDS encoding AMP-binding protein is translated as MTVAGPDVEIPQTSLTSFVLRHADEYGSEIATVDAAKSTSYTFAELASHVRRAAHGLRRGGFRKGDVLAILAPNVPEYPIAYHAAALAGGVIVALNPLDTSDDLVARLEETGARFLVTVPHEMPKVSAFLDRTGVEEVIVLGEADGATSFSSLVASDDEIVETALDPSEDVVTILHSSGSTGLPKGVQLTHRNMIAKALLTSMVAPSGRGEKALAMPPFHHAFGLSMMMNASLYQGTTLVTMERFDPEAFLRTIEEHRITQLYIVPTIAVLLAKSPLVDRFDLSSLRSIVSGGASLDPQIARLVRERIGCEIGQGYGMTEAMCSFMQAPDTVSASVGRTAPGVECKIVDVDTGEELGRNRNGEILIRGPHVMKGYLNAPEATRKTLEPDGFLHTGDLGYVDDDGELFIVDRIKELIKYKGQQVSPVELEAVLMRHPRIVDAAVVGIPDEESSEIPKGFVVSDGSITAQEIMDWVAERVAPYKKIRQVEFIDQIPRTPVGKIERRTLSARTAAGAA